The following coding sequences are from one Carassius auratus strain Wakin chromosome 47, ASM336829v1, whole genome shotgun sequence window:
- the LOC113064583 gene encoding REST corepressor 3-like, protein MLFWHKHSIEKSLADLPNFTPFPDEWTVEDRVLFEQAFSFHGKSFHRIQQMLPDKSISSLVKYYYSWKKTRSRTSLMDRQARKLANRSNPDERSSEEMEDANPVEANDSDYDPTKETKKESPVEPPMLSSRIALGRREHQTLQHRHHSQRSRCRPPKGMYLTQEDVVAVSSCSSAANSVLHQLDMELVSLKRQVQNAKQLNGGLKQKIEDGVDDFRLSECTQKMNARWTTDEQLLAVQGVRKHRKDFQAIADVIGNKTEWETEQGTPSGDCASSGEDVKNSNRSSGKSTDEEEEECRVSTFSVAK, encoded by the exons ATGCTCTTCTGGCATAAACACAGCATCGAGAAGTCCCTTGCTGATCTGCCGAACTTCACACCCTTCCCTGATGAGTGGACGGTGGAGGACAGGGTGTTGTTTGAGCAAGCGTTCAGTTTTCATGGGAAGAGCTTCCATCGAATCCAGCAGATG TTGCCAGACAAATCCATATCCAGTCTTGTGAAGTACTACTATTCGTGGAAGAAAACACGGTCCCGGACGAGCCTGATGGACCGACAAGCACGAAAGCTGGCGAACCGGAGTAATCCAGATGAAAGGTCATCT GAAGAGATGGAAGACGCCAACCCTGTTGAGGCCAACGACAGCGACTATGACCCTACGAAAGAGACCAAGAAGGAG AGTCCTGTAGAGCCTCCGATGCTGAGCTCCAGAATTGCTCTGGGACGGAGAGAGCACCAGACGCTGCAGCACCGTCACCACAGCCAGCGCTCCAGGTGCCGCCCTCCCAAAGGCATGTACCTCACACAGGAGGACGTGGTGGCCGTGTCCAGCTGCTCCAGTGCTGCTAACTCTGTCCTGCATCAGCTGGACATGGAGCTGGTGTCCCTGAAGCGACAG GTTCAGAATGCCAAGCAGTTAAACGGCGGACTGAAACAGAAGATTGAAGATGGAGTTGATGACTTCAGACTGTCTGAG tgcactcAAAAAATGAATGCCCGCTGGACAACAGATGAGCAGCTTTTAGCAGTACAAG GAGTACGGAAACACAGGAAGGACTTCCAGGCTATTGCTGATGTGATCGGGAATAAAACG GAATGGGAGACGGAGCAGGGAACCCCAAGCGGAGACTGTGCCAGCTCTGGGGAGGATGTGAAGAACAGCAACAGATCCTCAGGAAAGAGTacagatgaggaagaggaagag TGCAGGGTTTCCACTTTCAGTGTGGCAAAATGA